TCCACATTTGCCTCCAGTATAGGGATTGCAAGCTGGCTGCCTTTATCGGTAAGGACAAGACCTTTACATTCGAGGTGACCTTTTGCACCCTTTGCGTTTCCTATCATTTCTCCACGTGCAATCAGTCTTCCGCCTATGGTAATTGTTCTTGAAATCAGCTCTGCTCTTGTACCCGGGGCATTAAAAATAGCTTTGCTCCCAAGGTCAAGCTCGGAACCCGGGTGCGCAATTGCTATGGTATTGAGCCTGGTTACCGCCCCCTCTCCTTCGAGCCTGACAGTCGGGTACGTCTGTACAGAGCGCACGGGCTTTAAGCAAATATAATTACTGACATAAGTCCCGCCTTCTTCAACACTCACAACCGTTCTCGGGCGGACTCCTATCTGTTCTGCCCAGTTGTGGATCATTGTAAAATTCAGGGTGCCGCCTTTCTTTATGTACATCTCGGAAATCCCAAGGTGCAGACCTTCTTCAACTCCTTTTTTAGTTGTACACCCCGTTATTATGTCAAGAGTCGCCCCTTCCTCAACAATTATGATGTTATGTACTGTCTGGGCTGCCTTTTTGCTTCCCAGCATAAGGCATGTCTGGACAGGCATGGAGGTTTTCTTTCCCGCAGGCACTCTGATAAAATAACCGTCAGCGTCTTCCAGATAGGTTTTTGCGGTGTATTTGTCGGCATCCACCTGAACAAGTTTCCAGGAGTAATCTTTAAGCCATTCGTATTTTTCCATAGCCTTGTGGGTTGACATCAGCTCCACGTTTTTATCTTTAAGGGTTGAGTGAGAAACCGCATTATCCAGTACCAGAAAACTTCCTGACCTGCCTTCTTCGCTCGGGATCACCCCTACCTGGAGCAGTGTCTTTTTGCTTTCTTCATCAAGAGACTGGAGGTCTTCAATTGGTTTGCTGACCTTAGAACCTTCTTCGTATTTTTCCAGTTCAAAGTCCTCTCCGAAAGCCGCTTTCTTCTCAGCTGCGCTCTCGGCTCTTTTTTTAAGGCTCACCTGTTCAGTCTGCATGTTATACACTCCTGGTACCCTTTGTTTTTAATCTCTTCAAGCATTTTCATAGGATTCCCCGAACACATAACCGTGCCGTTGCAGAGGATATATCCCCGGTCTGCCTGCACATAGTCCAGAACCTGGCCTGTGTGTGTAATAATAAGAGCCGATTTACCTTTCGTGCATCTCTCTCCTGGGCATTCCAACCCTTCGGCAAGCAGTTCTTTTATTGTCATCCCTACCTGCTCGATACTCACGAGATCCACTCCGGATTCGGGCTCGTCCAGAAGATAGAGCGTCGGGTTCTGGGCTGCAAGCTGGAGAAGTTCGGAGCGTTTAATCTCCCCTCCTGAAAAACCAACGTTCACATCCCTGTCGAGAAAACGCTTCATATCAAGGTTTTCTGCAAGTGCTTCAGGGTCTTTCTTTCCTTTTGATGTTACTTTTACAAGGTCCCCGAGTTTAATCCCTGTCATATCGGGCGGACGCTGCATCATAATACCAAGCCCGCGGCGGGCTCTTTCATCCACTGGAAGGTGAGTAATGTCCTCTCCATTGAACAGTATCCTGCCTTTCAAAACCTTGTACTCGCTGAAACCCATAATCGTCCTCATGAGGGCAGACTTCCCGGCTCCGTTTGGTCCGAAAAGTACATTTGTGTACCCTTTCTCAACCTCGAGGTTCACATCATGGAGTAAGATTTTTCCGTTGACCTCTACAGTCAGGTCTTCTATTTTTAGCATGGTATTTTCTCCCTTTATCTCTTTCCGGATACGGTTTCCCCGATTTTCTTCGTATCCTGAGAAATAGCCGTTTAGAGTGAGTCCACTTAGTTCTATCTGGCAGAATAAGGACCAAGATCAGGCTGGCCTGACAGCTCTGTCTCATCTCCGGTTCTCTGCACAAAATCCTTTATCCCTTTTGGAGGGCATTATATTTCTAATTATATGTTCTCTGAGTGCTTCCGAACATTCTTTTGAAAATAAAATAACAAGTTTGTATTGAATCCTGAATTAAAACACTTAATTAAAACACTTAATTAAAACACTTAATTAAAACCCTGAATTGAAATTCTTCCAGATCCAGCAACCTGAATCAGGCCGATTTTGAGGTTATTAAAAGATAATCTTCAACCGCCTGAAATATAGAAATTCCTGTGTAAGCTGTCTGATAGTATAAGATGTACGATAGGTCTTCACTTTTTCTAGAAAAATAGTATTCATCAAATTATTATCTTGTTAACTTCAGTCTCACTTAATATGTTGTTAACTCCAGTTTCAGGCCAGCTTGAGTTTCCATAAATTTCGTGCGGAAAAGCTCTTTTATTTTTTCCTTATGGGTTGTGCAGTGTCCGGCTGCTATCAGTTCCATTCCTTCGAGCCTCTCAAATCTGTCATCGTCGTGCAAGCCGCCAATAATTCCTTTAACTTCTCCGTGACAAAGAGCAGCGTCCAGAATTGCGGCAATGCCTGGGTGAGCACAGCCCGTAAGGACGTAGGATCCTTTCTCCGTACACAGAACCAGGGACTGTTCCTTTATTTTTTCTCCCAGTTCCCCTGTACTCCAGATGCCATCAGATATCTCAATAGACTCCTTCACCTCTATCAGCTCAGCTCTCTTCCGGATTTCCCTTTTGAGGTTCTCTGAAAAAGATGCAGGAACATAAACTGTAATGCCGGAGTTTGCGTTAAGGATTTCTGGCAGACCGCCTATATGGTCCCAATGCTGATGGGAAAGAACCAGTTTATTTACACAGGCAGGGTCAATGCCTATTTTCTCCATATTCTTTAGAAGAAGAGTCCCATCCCAGCCTGTGTCGAAAAGAAGGGTTTCAGTGCCTGTTTCAATTAGAGCTGAAAACCCCCAGCTTCCTGTTAAACCGGGACATGCTTCATTATCGTACAACACTGTCAGCCTGAGCATTTTCCTGCCTCACGTTTCCATCTTAGTTTTTGCCTGTATTTCAAAATTTGATTTATATTAAATTTATATTAGATTTATATTAAATTTGTATTAGATTTATATTTGATTTATATTAAATTTATATCTCTTTCATTGTCTGATAATCCAGCATGGTAGAAATTGGGTTTGTCTCTATTTCAATTCCTGTTTCCTCAAGTGCGCAGATCCCATTAATTCCTCCCACTACCGCAGCCCCGAACTTTCCGGTTTCAACCGGAGCTCCAAGTAAATACTCATCAATTTCTCCCAGAGTGATACAGCCTGCAAGACCCACTTTTTCTGCTTTTTTCAAAATTTTTCCTGTCATCTCGTAAGCAGAGGAATTTATCTGACGCATATTGGCAAGTATTTTTCCTTCCCCTTTCTCAAGTACTTCAAGAACTGAAGTAGGAGTCCTATTCATAAAAATCTTTATTGGGTCTATAGAGGTCCCGCTGTAAGAAATAAGGTCAAGGAAACGTGCAGGTTTTTTGTTTTCTATCTGGAGTATCCCTCCGTAAGCAGGTTCTACGGGAATTCCTGCTTTCAGAAGAAGCCCGTCAAAAGTGACGCTGCACACGGTAGCTATTCCTATTTTCCCCGGAGGCAAAGACATTTCCAGCGAATCCTCTTCGAAAATTCTTACTCTCGGGCTTATCATATAGCCTGCGTGAGCAGTATACGAAATTAACTCGATAACAGTTTCGAAATCATCTTTGTCAAAATAAGAGATATTTACCACAACATCCCCTTTGTCAGTTTCAGGGTTATAGGTGGTTCTGAATGCCATTTCTTCTATCCTGGATATTACAAAACCGAAACGGTCCCCAATGAGGGCGTCATTCATTTCGTTTTCCCCAAGATCAGTAAGTGTACGCCCGGCGTATCCGTGCTTGCGTGTAAACCCTCTCTCATCCAGGATCCTGAGGTGGTAACGGACAGCCCGCTCTCCTATATCATAGCCCCGGTTGTTCAGTTCATCAGCTATAGCCCGGGCACCTATGGGCTTGTCACTTTCATGAATCACCCTCATGATTTCAATGAGTTTTCTTTCTATTTGCGGATCCATCATGTCTATAACACCGTTATATCCTGTATAAATTCCGTAACGTTTACGGATAATAATGATAAAACCACAGAAGCCACATAATAAACCTTTTATGGGTGACTCTGATCGACAAATTCCAGGTGGTTTCAGTGGGGTTTCAGTATAATAGTTCCCGGATCACTTAATAGGTATTTTTTCAGTAAGCTCCGGATTAATATAATAATTTATGAATCTCATTGCCTATTATCCAGTTACTCAAACCGGATTCTTTTTTGCTTTTAAATGCTTAATTATAGTAAATCTTTTCGTACTTAATATATGTTTGTCTTATTCAACTTCGTAATAAATGTGCTAGAAACCACGGAAAAGAGATTTCCTGACAACAAAAAGTTCTTTAACAAACTCTTTATTAATTTTCCTTTTATTTTATCTCTGTCATTTGAACTGATAACCTTATTAAGTGCTATTTTTAAAAAGTATTTAAAAGTGGATATATCAACCGTAAATTTTCATTCGGGATTATGTACAGGAATTATATACTTGAATTATGTGGGGGAATTATGTGCAATGATTATGTAGGGAATCATGTGAGGAATTATGTGGAGGAATTATGTGCAATGATTATGTAGGGAATCATGTGAGGAATTATGTGGAGAAATTATATGCAATGATTATGTGGAGGAATTATGTGCAGGGATTGTACCAGAATAATCTACAGTGGTTCTCTGCAGGAACTATCTATAATCAGGTACGGTAATGAAATCTCAACATCTATCAGCAGTATATCAGATTATGTTCATAGTTATATGAGTTTTACAACCCCTGGTTCCGGAGAATAAAGCTCTCCTGTTTCCAGAAGTTTTTTCAGGATTATCTCAAACCTTTCCTTACTTATCCCTTTTTCCAGAGCTTCCTCACGAAACTCTTCTATCTTCATCTTCCCACATGAAGATTTAAGGATCTCACTCATGATTGACTTCTGGTCTCTTTTAACTGATATATTTCCGGGAGCAGCTCCTGATGCCAGAGGTTGTGCCTTTTTCTGTACAGCTTCGTTTTCAAAACCTGAGCTGCCAGAATCTTCTGAAAAGGTTTTCAGGGAAAAAGTTTCTTTTCCTTTTCCGGAAATCTCAGCTTGCAGACGAGTCCTGAAGTCCACAGCTTCAGGTAATTCCTCAAAAGAACCGAACACTCTAAGTTTTCGAGCATGCAGGAGTGCTCCGCATTTCTGGCATCTCAGAGTCTTTTTTCCGGTTTCGCTTATCTGAGCATGCTGCCTGCATTTAGGGCAGACAACCACAACATAATGACTTCCTGTCCTTTCCCCAAACTCCATCTTTATTTCCCGTACCTTCTCTGTCTTTTCTGAAAGTCCCTGATTACTCTCAGGAGATCTATTTTCCTTACATCTTTCCAGTTAACATCCGTAAAATACAGTTCCGAATATACGGACTGCCAGACAAGGAAATCCGAAAGCTTCTGCCCTCCTGAACGGATCATTATATCCGGCTCATGCTTAACAAGGAGGTGTGATTCAAGCATTTTTTCGTCAACTTCTTCAGGCCTGATGCGCCCTGCCTTAACTTCGTCAAGTATAGAAATTACAGCCCTGGTGATTTCCCCTCTCCCTCCAAAACCAAGGGACAGATATACAAAAAAATCCTTGCCCTGCCGGCTGCAATTTACTTCCCCCTCAAGACCGCATATTTCGTACCCTGTTCCGGAAGGAAGGCCCATAAAACTTTCTTCCAGCTGTTCACCAAGAGTTGAGGCAAGCTCGGCTTTCATAGTCTGGTCAGCCTTCAGGATGTCCACATAAATGCTTACGAGTTCCACCTTAAACTTTCTGAATGTAAGAAGCGCGGTCAGGAGTTTTTCAATCCCTTTATATTCGAGGAGGTCGGCCTCTTTGAGAATAAGAGCCACATGTGCAGGGATCTTTGTAGCTGACCTTGTGATTTGCCAGGACAGATACCTCTCATAAAGTGGCTGACCAAAGGAAAGCAGGTCCATTGAGTATTCCTTCCGAATAAAGCCTTAAATTCGGTGTTTTTTTAATTCTTATTTCACCCGGCAGTTTTTTCCGACATGAGCTTTTCCGGTCTTTTCTACGCGGCTTACTTTGCAGTAGATACAATTTTTATTACATCTCCATTTTTCAGTTCATGTTTTTCCCCGAGCCTCAGCCTTGTCCTTGCATCCACTGCGTACAGGAAACGGTCTCCTATTTCTGTATGGATCTGGTATGCGAGATCGTGGCAGGTAGATCCCTTTTTCATGAGATAAGCATCCGGAAGCATATTTCCAAGTTTGTCAGACCATTTCCCTTCATCTTCTACCGGATATACTACAATCAGGTCCAGAAGTTCAAAGACAGTCCTGTTAATGCACTCCTGAATGCCTGTAGTGCCGAACCGCTCAAGTACCTTATGGATGGCTTCAAGCCCTTTTTTCTGGGCTTTTGTAATCTCTTCCGTAAGCAGCTCGAAATCTCTATCTCCGGGGGTGTATTTTATTACCCCTGCCTTTGCAGCTGACCTTAAAACCAGTTCAGCTGCTGCACTTGTAGATACTACTATCCTGTCAAGTTCTCTGAGTTTTTCCAGGTTCTCTCTCGGGGCAATATCAGTCTTGTTTGCTGCGATAAGCATGGGCTTGCTTATCTCCCTCATGGTATCGCAGAGGCGTATCATGTCTTCTTCAGTCCACTTAATATGATCTATCCTTGAAAGCCCTGTTTCAATCAAGGCGGCGTTTACATGAGATTCCTTTATCCCTGCTCCGGCAAGCTGTTCTGAAATTACCACTTCAAGCTTGAGCCCTTCAGCCTGGATTTTTCTGGAAAGCTTGACCCAGTTCCTCTCAAGAATCCCGTAAAGCCACATCGTAATTTCCCTGTTCAGGAAAGCCACGTCGTCAAGGGGGTTGTGGTCTCCGATATCCACAGGGTTGCCTTCAGCGTCCGTCCCGCCTGAGGCATCTACCACGTGAATTATTGCCTGAGCCTGCCTGAGTTCGTCCAGGAATGTGTTTCCAAGCCCTCTGCCTTTACATGCGTCAGGCACAAGCCCTGCAACATCTATAATGTCAATAGGAACAAGCCTGACCCCGTCCACGCACTTCCCGCATGTTTTTCCTTTCTCTTTGCACGGGCATTCCGCCCGGACATATGTGACGCCGTGGTTGGCATTTATGGTTGTGAAAGGATAGTTTGCAATCTCAACATCTGCAAGGGTAGCCGCTTTAAAAAAGGTGGATTTGCCCGCATTGGGCTTTCCTGCAAGGCCTATGGTCATCGACATAAATTATAAAAAAGAACTTGTTGCATTTAATCTTTATTGATATTGAAGTCCCTTGAAAAAGGTTTTTCCTCTCTTTTTTCAGAGTTATCTTATTGAATTATTGCACGCCTGGCTTTTTTTCAACAATAAAGTTTATATTCTAGAATGTGCTTATCAGTGGTGCTCGCTTGCGTCCCGATAGGGTAGTGGATATCCTTGAGGCCTGCGGAGCCTTAGACCTGAGTTCAAGTCTCAGTCGGGACGTAAATTTTTATTTCTGGTTGTTTTTTGGTTACATTCCGCATTTCGTTATACCACTGCTTCTTCTGGATTTTTGCATCCCTGCTTTTTACTATTTTTTGTTCCAGATTTTTTGTACTTAATGTTTTGATTTAACTTTCTATGCTCCTTTTGTTTTTCTTTTAATTTCAGTTTTTATCCTTTATTTTTTGTTTCTTTCTCACCAATCTTTTAAAATCTATCAAAAAGGTAATCTATATAAATTAACTTATAAATAAAGGCTTAAGGATGGTGAGATCCATGAAAGGGAAAATTCTGGTTTTACTTCTGGTATTTGTGTTTCTGTTTGCTTCCGGTTGTGCCGGAGAAGACTCAGAGGCCGCATCTGAGGAATCAGATTTAGAAGCCTCTGCAGAGCCGCAGGATGATGTACAGCAGGAAAATGTTAGTTCTGGGTCCGCAAAGGATCATGTTGTCCGCCTTGAATACTACAAAGTAATAAGACCTTCAGAACTGGATGTCCAGACAGGCGATACGGTCTCATGGTGGAGCGGAAAAAGGCAGGGAACCTATATTCTCGTCAGTGAAGAAGGACTCTTTGAGGATCAGGAACTTGCTTACAGTGTTCCCTATAGCTATACTTTTAACAAGCCCGGATCATATCTTTTCACTGTAAAAGATGTTCCGGAAATGAATGTTACTATCAGGGTGAACTGAGAACCTCAGTTTCCCCTTTTTTTAAAAATTATTTTTTCAGCAGATATCTGCTTTCTCTATGATATATGAAAAAAAGAATACATAACATAGTATAATAATTCTTTTTAGAAAAACAGTACTTTACTCTTGCAGGATCATTGCCCTTTAAAGTTTATTTTCTAAAATTAATAAGGGGAAGTTCTTTCAGACCCTGGTAATCGGCCTTGCCATACTCTTATAGTGGTCAAAAAGTTCTTTTCCCCATTTAAGTGCACTTTCATCAAAACTTACCAGGTTATGATTGTAATAGATCCCGCTGTTGCAAAAGAGGGACAGTGCCATAAACTTCTCCGTAACTATGCTTGATGCAATTTTCATATTATTGTTATTGCACACATACAGCTTTGTATACTTCAGGTTCAGGAAATGCTCAAGTTCTTTTTTGTAGTCGTTAAGCATCCTGTCATAGACATATTCCGTAAATACAAGCGTAATGTCCGTACCTTTTGCAGCAAGCTCTATACAGAGAGAAGGGTAGATTGGAAGGAAAAATGATGAGGATATCATTACCTTCTCTGATTCGGATAGGTTTTTAACCACTTCTTTCGGATACTCAAAAACATGGTTTCGGTCAGGATTCACTTCTATATAATTTCCAAGCTTTCCGATGTCATCCAGAAACTCGGGAGGAATTGACGTCATGTCCTGGTTTACCCAGTAGTTGTGGTTTTTATCAAATACATTAAATGTTTCAAGAATAGCTTTCATCTTGGGAACCAGAATCTCTCCGATACTTGAAAGCTTATATAGCCTGTTATTTTCAACAATTAAGTCCTGCTTCATCAGGATCTTTATCTGGGTCATAATCGGGCTTGAACGTACATCAAGTGTGCTTTTAATCTCCTCGATAGTTTTGGGTCCGTCCAGAAGAAGCAGAAGCAGGTTTTTCCTTTTTTCTGAAAGAAAGAGAACATCCAGTAATGATGATTCCATCTAATTCCCTCTCTTGTTTTTCATCCTGTTATATTCAACATTGTATATATCTCTATACCGGAAGTTTAATCACTTCTCAACTATCTCCATAACCATTACCGTTATGGAAAAAGTATTCACAGGTTAAGGGCTGCAGGAACATCCTGAAAATTGCCATTTTTGCGTAACAAATTACTACTATAAGATATATAATTATTTTTCATTAAGCTGGTCCTGATGTTCCCATTTCAGGGCTTTATCCGGCAAAACCCCGATCGATTATTTCTTTATATGCATGAAAAACTAGACAGGGTTCATATCTGGAATTAGCTGGGGTTTTCATCTTTGTTTTTCCTCCCTTGCATTTTTAAATTATATCTTATTTACCTGTTTGGAAAGTCTCTTAAGATAATCGAATAATTCCTGTCCCCACTT
This window of the Methanosarcina mazei S-6 genome carries:
- a CDS encoding SufB/SufD family protein; the encoded protein is MQTEQVSLKKRAESAAEKKAAFGEDFELEKYEEGSKVSKPIEDLQSLDEESKKTLLQVGVIPSEEGRSGSFLVLDNAVSHSTLKDKNVELMSTHKAMEKYEWLKDYSWKLVQVDADKYTAKTYLEDADGYFIRVPAGKKTSMPVQTCLMLGSKKAAQTVHNIIIVEEGATLDIITGCTTKKGVEEGLHLGISEMYIKKGGTLNFTMIHNWAEQIGVRPRTVVSVEEGGTYVSNYICLKPVRSVQTYPTVRLEGEGAVTRLNTIAIAHPGSELDLGSKAIFNAPGTRAELISRTITIGGRLIARGEMIGNAKGAKGHLECKGLVLTDKGSQLAIPILEANVDDIELTHEAAVGKIAKDQVEYLMARGLTEDEAVGMIIRGFLDVGIRGIPEELKEEIENTIAQTALGM
- a CDS encoding ABC transporter ATP-binding protein, producing MLKIEDLTVEVNGKILLHDVNLEVEKGYTNVLFGPNGAGKSALMRTIMGFSEYKVLKGRILFNGEDITHLPVDERARRGLGIMMQRPPDMTGIKLGDLVKVTSKGKKDPEALAENLDMKRFLDRDVNVGFSGGEIKRSELLQLAAQNPTLYLLDEPESGVDLVSIEQVGMTIKELLAEGLECPGERCTKGKSALIITHTGQVLDYVQADRGYILCNGTVMCSGNPMKMLEEIKNKGYQECITCRLNR
- a CDS encoding MBL fold metallo-hydrolase, with protein sequence MLRLTVLYDNEACPGLTGSWGFSALIETGTETLLFDTGWDGTLLLKNMEKIGIDPACVNKLVLSHQHWDHIGGLPEILNANSGITVYVPASFSENLKREIRKRAELIEVKESIEISDGIWSTGELGEKIKEQSLVLCTEKGSYVLTGCAHPGIAAILDAALCHGEVKGIIGGLHDDDRFERLEGMELIAAGHCTTHKEKIKELFRTKFMETQAGLKLELTTY
- the nrpRI gene encoding global nitrogen regulator NrpRI produces the protein MMDPQIERKLIEIMRVIHESDKPIGARAIADELNNRGYDIGERAVRYHLRILDERGFTRKHGYAGRTLTDLGENEMNDALIGDRFGFVISRIEEMAFRTTYNPETDKGDVVVNISYFDKDDFETVIELISYTAHAGYMISPRVRIFEEDSLEMSLPPGKIGIATVCSVTFDGLLLKAGIPVEPAYGGILQIENKKPARFLDLISYSGTSIDPIKIFMNRTPTSVLEVLEKGEGKILANMRQINSSAYEMTGKILKKAEKVGLAGCITLGEIDEYLLGAPVETGKFGAAVVGGINGICALEETGIEIETNPISTMLDYQTMKEI
- a CDS encoding DUF5817 domain-containing protein, with translation MEFGERTGSHYVVVVCPKCRQHAQISETGKKTLRCQKCGALLHARKLRVFGSFEELPEAVDFRTRLQAEISGKGKETFSLKTFSEDSGSSGFENEAVQKKAQPLASGAAPGNISVKRDQKSIMSEILKSSCGKMKIEEFREEALEKGISKERFEIILKKLLETGELYSPEPGVVKLI
- a CDS encoding undecaprenyl diphosphate synthase family protein, with protein sequence MDLLSFGQPLYERYLSWQITRSATKIPAHVALILKEADLLEYKGIEKLLTALLTFRKFKVELVSIYVDILKADQTMKAELASTLGEQLEESFMGLPSGTGYEICGLEGEVNCSRQGKDFFVYLSLGFGGRGEITRAVISILDEVKAGRIRPEEVDEKMLESHLLVKHEPDIMIRSGGQKLSDFLVWQSVYSELYFTDVNWKDVRKIDLLRVIRDFQKRQRRYGK
- a CDS encoding redox-regulated ATPase YchF; the protein is MSMTIGLAGKPNAGKSTFFKAATLADVEIANYPFTTINANHGVTYVRAECPCKEKGKTCGKCVDGVRLVPIDIIDVAGLVPDACKGRGLGNTFLDELRQAQAIIHVVDASGGTDAEGNPVDIGDHNPLDDVAFLNREITMWLYGILERNWVKLSRKIQAEGLKLEVVISEQLAGAGIKESHVNAALIETGLSRIDHIKWTEEDMIRLCDTMREISKPMLIAANKTDIAPRENLEKLRELDRIVVSTSAAAELVLRSAAKAGVIKYTPGDRDFELLTEEITKAQKKGLEAIHKVLERFGTTGIQECINRTVFELLDLIVVYPVEDEGKWSDKLGNMLPDAYLMKKGSTCHDLAYQIHTEIGDRFLYAVDARTRLRLGEKHELKNGDVIKIVSTAK
- a CDS encoding cupredoxin domain-containing protein; the protein is MKGKILVLLLVFVFLFASGCAGEDSEAASEESDLEASAEPQDDVQQENVSSGSAKDHVVRLEYYKVIRPSELDVQTGDTVSWWSGKRQGTYILVSEEGLFEDQELAYSVPYSYTFNKPGSYLFTVKDVPEMNVTIRVN
- a CDS encoding helix-turn-helix transcriptional regulator, yielding MESSLLDVLFLSEKRKNLLLLLLDGPKTIEEIKSTLDVRSSPIMTQIKILMKQDLIVENNRLYKLSSIGEILVPKMKAILETFNVFDKNHNYWVNQDMTSIPPEFLDDIGKLGNYIEVNPDRNHVFEYPKEVVKNLSESEKVMISSSFFLPIYPSLCIELAAKGTDITLVFTEYVYDRMLNDYKKELEHFLNLKYTKLYVCNNNNMKIASSIVTEKFMALSLFCNSGIYYNHNLVSFDESALKWGKELFDHYKSMARPITRV